In the Advenella kashmirensis WT001 genome, one interval contains:
- a CDS encoding ABC transporter ATP-binding protein produces MAQLTLENISKRYGEHAVVDDISLAIDKGQFVALLGPSGCGKTTTLRMIAGFEQLDQGRIVLNDRLLASPEQHIAPEQRNMSMVFQSYALWPHKTVLDNAGYALALRGLRGQPYRDQVFAALETVNLGHLADRFPQALSGGQRQRVALARCLVSHPDVVLLDEPLANLDVHLRASMETTFRDFHARTGATFIYVTHDQAEAMAMADRIAVMNHGRLEQWDTPENLYRRPASRWVATFIGKGAVLDVPSHVHGKNLRSDDILSLLSNSGAMHRGAMLVRPEHVMVVDDGIEVTVQHRVYKGERYQYIANLADGQSVTFYHARLLEHGQTVQVQIEHAWGLDL; encoded by the coding sequence ATGGCGCAATTGACCCTGGAAAATATTAGCAAACGCTATGGCGAGCATGCGGTTGTCGATGACATCAGTCTTGCCATCGACAAAGGCCAGTTTGTGGCCCTGCTTGGCCCCAGCGGCTGCGGCAAAACCACGACCCTCAGAATGATTGCCGGATTTGAACAGCTTGATCAGGGGCGCATCGTGCTCAATGACAGGCTGCTGGCTTCGCCCGAGCAACATATCGCGCCGGAGCAGCGCAATATGAGCATGGTGTTTCAGTCATATGCGCTGTGGCCGCACAAGACGGTGCTGGACAATGCAGGATATGCCCTGGCGTTGCGTGGCCTGCGGGGGCAGCCTTATCGTGACCAGGTATTTGCCGCGCTTGAAACCGTCAATCTGGGTCATCTGGCCGATCGCTTTCCCCAGGCCTTGAGTGGAGGCCAGCGCCAGCGCGTGGCTTTGGCGCGCTGTCTGGTCTCTCATCCCGACGTGGTCCTGCTGGACGAACCGCTGGCCAATCTGGATGTGCATTTGCGTGCTTCAATGGAAACCACCTTTCGCGACTTCCATGCTCGGACCGGGGCAACATTCATTTATGTGACGCATGATCAGGCCGAAGCCATGGCGATGGCAGATCGGATTGCGGTCATGAATCACGGCCGTCTTGAGCAGTGGGACACGCCGGAAAATCTGTATCGCCGTCCCGCCTCGCGTTGGGTAGCCACTTTTATCGGCAAGGGGGCGGTGCTGGATGTACCCAGCCATGTGCATGGTAAAAACCTGAGAAGCGATGACATTCTCAGTCTGCTATCCAATAGTGGGGCAATGCATCGTGGCGCCATGCTGGTGCGACCCGAACATGTCATGGTTGTCGATGACGGCATCGAGGTGACCGTACAGCATCGTGTCTATAAGGGCGAGCGCTACCAATATATTGCCAATCTGGCCGATGGCCAGTCCGTAACCTTTTACCACGCCCGTCTGCTTGAGCACGGGCAGACCGTGCAGGTGCAGATCGAGCATGCCTGGGGGCTGGATCTTTGA
- a CDS encoding ABC transporter permease — MPKELIEAARLAGASQRDVVRDMILPLCRNGLLAGTAIAFVSALGNFGIPAMLGIPVSYYVLPTLIYQKMADFGPDMLADVSSLSVIIGVIALVGVVAQQHFSSRMPLTGMPGSPLAFSLGARRWLAELALFLLVLAIVVVPLIALVSSSLVAAMGIPLSLDTVSLQAYWQILFQQSVTFRAFSNSILLAGSASLILACLCLPLAYLFVRFPSRSNAFLQGLIDIPYALPGVVLAVACILLFARPLPLIQVTLYGTLGLILFAYLSRFMTVCLKPIQSSMQQLDPALEEAAQLCGAGPMRRLRDIVFPLLAPAAFAGMLLVFLIAVNELTVSALLWSAGNETLGVLVFNLDDGGETVLASAVSVLIVLMVLVLMLCLNALGRRVPRGVIPWRN, encoded by the coding sequence TTGCCCAAAGAGTTGATTGAAGCAGCCCGTCTGGCCGGTGCCTCGCAGCGTGATGTGGTCCGCGATATGATCCTGCCGCTGTGCCGCAACGGTCTGCTTGCCGGCACAGCCATCGCTTTTGTGTCTGCTCTCGGTAACTTCGGGATTCCGGCAATGCTGGGTATCCCGGTATCCTATTACGTGTTGCCCACGCTGATTTACCAGAAAATGGCCGATTTCGGCCCCGATATGCTGGCCGATGTGTCCAGCCTGTCGGTGATTATCGGCGTGATTGCACTGGTGGGCGTGGTCGCGCAGCAGCATTTTTCCTCACGGATGCCGCTGACCGGCATGCCAGGCAGCCCGCTGGCGTTTTCCCTTGGAGCGCGGCGCTGGCTGGCAGAGCTGGCGCTGTTTTTGTTGGTGCTGGCCATTGTCGTGGTGCCGCTGATCGCCCTGGTTTCCAGTTCGCTGGTGGCGGCCATGGGGATTCCGCTGTCGCTGGATACGGTGAGTCTGCAGGCCTACTGGCAGATACTGTTCCAGCAGAGCGTGACCTTTCGGGCCTTCAGCAATAGCATCCTGCTGGCCGGTTCTGCCTCGCTGATTCTGGCCTGCCTGTGCCTGCCCCTGGCCTACCTGTTTGTGCGTTTTCCTTCGCGCAGCAACGCTTTTCTGCAGGGACTGATCGACATTCCCTATGCCCTTCCCGGTGTGGTGCTGGCGGTGGCGTGCATTCTGCTTTTTGCCCGCCCGCTGCCGCTGATTCAGGTGACGCTGTATGGCACGCTGGGGCTGATTCTGTTTGCCTATTTGTCCCGCTTCATGACGGTATGCCTCAAACCGATACAGAGCAGCATGCAGCAACTGGATCCTGCGCTTGAAGAAGCGGCGCAACTTTGCGGTGCCGGGCCGATGCGCCGACTGCGTGATATTGTTTTTCCGTTACTGGCGCCTGCAGCGTTCGCCGGTATGCTGCTGGTCTTTTTGATTGCCGTCAATGAACTGACGGTGTCGGCACTGCTGTGGAGTGCCGGTAACGAGACCCTGGGTGTGCTGGTGTTCAATCTGGACGATGGTGGTGAAACCGTGCTGGCTTCGGCTGTATCGGTGCTGATTGTGCTCATGGTGCTGGTTCTGATGCTTTGCCTGAACGCCCTGGGCAGACGTGTCCCAAGAGGAGTGATTCCATGGCGCAATTGA
- a CDS encoding ABC transporter permease family protein, with protein MWSMLRSASTWRATGNSLLTAGLATILSVLLGTTLALLVVLTDIRAKGFWVFMIMLPMMIPPQVTALSWLQLSGPGSTLLQMLHLAPPLGSPQHLRSWWGISMLMGIQHAPLVYLAVRGS; from the coding sequence ATGTGGTCCATGCTGCGTAGCGCATCCACCTGGCGGGCGACCGGCAACAGTCTGCTGACCGCCGGTCTGGCCACTATACTCTCCGTACTGCTGGGTACCACACTGGCGTTGTTGGTGGTGCTCACCGACATTCGTGCCAAAGGCTTCTGGGTGTTCATGATCATGCTGCCCATGATGATTCCACCACAGGTGACCGCCCTGAGCTGGCTACAGTTAAGCGGTCCAGGCAGTACGTTGTTGCAAATGCTTCATCTGGCCCCTCCGCTGGGCAGTCCGCAGCATCTGCGTTCCTGGTGGGGGATTTCCATGCTCATGGGCATCCAGCATGCCCCCCTGGTTTATCTGGCGGTCCGCGGCAGCTGA